From Panicum hallii strain FIL2 chromosome 2, PHallii_v3.1, whole genome shotgun sequence, a single genomic window includes:
- the LOC112882172 gene encoding 30S ribosomal protein S31, mitochondrial codes for MAMRLAAAAFIRRLAPARPPIPVPAAVATAAEAEAVTCGRGDKKTKRGKRFKGSYGNARPKREKKIERIKDRIEVPRSTPWPLPFKLI; via the coding sequence ATGGCGATgcggttggcggcggcggcgttcatCCGGCGCCTGGCGCCAGCGCGCCCTCCCATCCCCGtcccggcggcggtggcgactGCGGCGGAGGCTGAGGCGGTGACGTGCGGGCGCGgggacaagaagaccaagcgcGGGAAGCGGTTCAAGGGCTCCTACGGCAACGCGCGGCCCAAGCGGGAGAAGAAGATCGAGCGCATCAAGGACCGCATCGAGGTGCCCCGCTCCACACCCTGGCCCCTCCCCTTCAAGCTCATCTGA
- the LOC112882643 gene encoding EIN3-binding F-box protein 1-like, translating into MKQSSCLGTAFQSCQKVPLGPSMYQSRVLPQDLINTLPEACIAEIFRHLENCKDRESCASVCWRWADILVSQRPDFWSPFSVHQAVHRCLHLSDVDDAKLVAAVVGIHSRDVVTDLDLRNGPCEAVFAGGPQLTDSAICFVTTACRNLKSVCLVNCLSLTNKAAWIIASNCPALENLMILQSSISDDDLSQVAKQCRNLKSLRIERSLSITEASLRALVQDAKRLESLALGSCPQIREDAILSLLMNQLYLDKLELKCMMAGESHWIGARQSSALNRHFRLFRQLSSLILVKCPGLQDLGMLKFARIHFRVLRHLVIDDCRGVTDRGLMWLVGDAMNPMKLKTIKLARFHFFTAAAAMKVMSLVCGTIESIILDS; encoded by the coding sequence ATGAAGCAATCAAGCTGTCTTGGAACTGCTTTTCAATCTTGTCAGAAGGTACCACTAGGTCCGTCCATGTATCAGTCAAGAGTTCTTCCACAGGATTTGATAAACACGCTACCAGAAGCTTGCATAGCTGAAATATTCAGACATCTGGAAAACTGTAAAGATCGGGAATCATGCGCCTCTGTCTGTTGGAGATGGGCCGACATATTGGTCTCTCAGCGACCAGACTTTTGGAGCCCCTTCAGTGTTCATCAAGCTGTTCACCGTTGCTTGCACCTGTCTGATGTTGATGATGCCAAGCTTGTGGCAGCTGTTGTTGGCATACACTCAAGGGATGTAGTGACTGATCTTGATCTTCGTAATGGACCATGCGAGGCTGTTTTTGCTGGTGGTCCTCAGCTCACTGATAGTGCTATTTGTTTTGTAACCACTGCATGCCGTAACCTGAAGTCGGTTTGTCTCGTCAACTGCTTATCTCTCACGAACAAAGCTGCATGGATCATTGCTTCAAACTGCCCTGCATTAGAAAATCTCATGATTTTACAGTCTTCAATCAGTGACGATGATCTTTCACAGGTTGCTAAGCAATGCAGAAACTTAAAGTCCCTCCGTATCGAAAGGAGCTTGTCCATCACTGAGGCATCACTAAGAGCCCTAGTGCAGGATGCCAAGAGACTTGAGTCTCTTGCTCTGGGAAGCTGTCCTCAAATTCGAGAAGACGCCATCTTGTCCTTACTGATGAACCAACTTTATCTAGACAAGCTTGAGCTCAAGTGCATGATGGCTGGAGAGTCACATTGGATTGGTGCAAGACAATCATCAGCACTCAATAGGCATTTTCGCTTGTTTCGCCAGCTCTCTAGTCTCATCCTGGTGAAGTGCCCAGGTTTACAGGACCTGGGCATGCTTAAGTTTGCTAGAATTCACTTTCGAGTGCTACGGcatttggtgattgatgactgCAGAGGAGTGACAGACCGGGGCCTGATGTGGCTGGTGGGTGATGCCATGAATCCCATGAAGCTTAAGACCATCAAACTTGCCAGGTTCCACTTTTTTACAGCTGCAGCTGCAATGAAAGTAATGTCCTTGGTCTGCGGAACAATTGAATCAATAATTCTGGATTCATGA